In one Pseudomonas sp. Bout1 genomic region, the following are encoded:
- the cobC gene encoding alpha-ribazole phosphatase family protein, whose product MTLHLDLLRHGETELDGGLRGSLDDALTARGWEQMRAAVVEQGPWDRLVSSPLQRCARFADELGARLNLRVTLEKDLQELHFGAWEGQSAAALMETDADALGLFWADPYSFTPPQGEPVSQFAARVLGAVTRLHQAYDGQRVLLISHGGVMRLLLAQARGWPREQLLNVEVGHGGLFSLQVEADGVFKEGI is encoded by the coding sequence ATGACCTTGCACCTGGACCTGTTGCGCCACGGCGAGACCGAACTGGACGGCGGCTTGCGCGGCAGCCTGGACGATGCGCTCACCGCCAGGGGCTGGGAGCAGATGCGCGCGGCGGTGGTAGAGCAGGGCCCGTGGGACCGTCTGGTCAGCTCGCCGCTGCAGCGTTGCGCGCGGTTTGCCGATGAGTTGGGTGCGCGCCTTAACCTGCGGGTCACCCTGGAAAAAGATCTACAGGAGCTGCACTTCGGCGCATGGGAAGGGCAGAGCGCCGCAGCCTTGATGGAAACCGATGCCGACGCGTTGGGGCTGTTCTGGGCTGACCCGTACAGTTTCACACCACCTCAGGGCGAGCCGGTTTCGCAGTTCGCCGCACGCGTACTGGGCGCTGTCACCCGTTTGCATCAAGCTTATGACGGCCAGCGAGTGCTGTTGATCAGCCATGGCGGCGTCATGCGCCTGCTGCTCGCCCAGGCGCGCGGTTGGCCTCGTGAGCAACTGTTGAATGTGGAAGTCGGCCATGGTGGCCTGTTCAGCCTGCAGGTCGAGGCTGATGGCGTATTCAAGGAAGGAATCTGA
- the cobT gene encoding nicotinate-nucleotide--dimethylbenzimidazole phosphoribosyltransferase: MTNTWWLNPCKAIDTQAHEHALARQQQLTKPAGSLGQLEAVAVQLAGLQGQVKPSVDHLWIAIFAGDHGVVAEGVSAFPQEVTGQMLHNFVTGGAAISVLARQLDAKLEVVDLGTITPTLSLPGVRHLNIGPGTANFVKGPAMTEAQGQLALQAGRDSVHRAIASGAQLFIGGEMGIGNTTAASALACGLLDCQVSDLTGPGTGLDAQGVSHKVAVIERALALHAGDRNDALKTLFNLGGFEIAALVGAYLACAQEGVVVLVDGFICTVAALVATRLNPACREWLLFGHRGAEPGHRHVLQSLNAEPLLELGLRLGEGSGAALAVPLLRLACALHGQMATFAEAAVADRPA, translated from the coding sequence CGGCCAATTGGAAGCTGTGGCCGTGCAATTGGCCGGCCTCCAGGGCCAGGTCAAACCCAGCGTCGACCACCTGTGGATCGCCATCTTCGCCGGCGACCACGGCGTCGTCGCCGAAGGGGTCTCCGCCTTCCCCCAGGAAGTCACCGGCCAGATGCTCCACAACTTCGTCACAGGCGGCGCCGCCATCAGCGTGCTCGCCCGCCAACTCGACGCGAAACTGGAAGTGGTCGACCTCGGCACCATCACTCCCACACTGAGCCTGCCCGGCGTACGTCACCTCAACATCGGCCCCGGCACCGCCAACTTCGTCAAAGGCCCGGCAATGACCGAAGCCCAAGGCCAACTGGCCTTGCAAGCCGGCCGCGACAGCGTGCATCGCGCCATCGCAAGCGGCGCGCAGCTGTTTATCGGCGGCGAAATGGGCATCGGCAACACCACCGCCGCCAGCGCCCTGGCTTGCGGGTTGCTGGACTGCCAGGTCAGCGACCTGACCGGCCCCGGCACCGGCCTGGACGCCCAGGGCGTCAGCCACAAAGTCGCCGTCATCGAACGCGCCCTGGCACTGCACGCCGGCGACCGTAACGACGCACTGAAAACCCTGTTCAACCTCGGCGGCTTCGAAATTGCCGCGCTGGTCGGCGCCTACCTGGCCTGCGCCCAAGAGGGCGTGGTAGTACTGGTCGACGGCTTTATTTGCACCGTCGCGGCGCTGGTCGCCACTCGCCTTAATCCCGCTTGCCGCGAATGGCTGCTGTTCGGCCACCGCGGTGCCGAGCCCGGCCATCGTCATGTGCTGCAAAGCCTCAACGCCGAACCACTGTTGGAGCTCGGCCTGCGCTTGGGTGAAGGCAGCGGCGCAGCACTGGCCGTGCCTCTGTTGCGGCTGGCCTGCGCACTGCACGGGCAAATGGCGACCTTCGCCGAAGCAGCCGTGGCGGACCGTCCGGCATGA
- a CDS encoding sel1 repeat family protein: MKFRSVSPSVTDSPQVVTAPKRFSLKVALWLLDSPRLGHSPNVKHFAGHLLKQPARAGVVVAQSRLGQLMCRECGNARDRRIGHDLLRQAARAGDRVAQRELGQIED, from the coding sequence ATGAAGTTTCGCTCAGTATCACCTTCTGTTACCGACAGCCCTCAGGTTGTTACCGCACCCAAGCGTTTTTCCCTGAAAGTTGCCTTGTGGTTGCTCGACAGCCCGCGCCTGGGCCACAGCCCCAACGTCAAGCATTTTGCCGGGCATTTGCTCAAGCAGCCGGCTCGCGCTGGCGTGGTAGTGGCACAAAGCCGCCTTGGCCAGTTGATGTGCCGTGAGTGCGGTAACGCCCGGGACCGCCGCATCGGCCACGACCTGCTGCGCCAGGCTGCCCGCGCCGGCGACCGTGTCGCCCAACGTGAACTGGGCCAGATCGAAGACTGA
- a CDS encoding OmpP1/FadL family transporter: MKKVMLKTTLSLAVAMASTQLFASGFALNEQSISGMGTGFAGRSSSADDASTVAGNPAGMSRLKRDQITGGVAAIDAKTDIKNTSGGPPGSTNDGDMVPFTKVPMLFAVKKATDDLAFGLGVYAPFGLITNYEDSFGGRYYGKKSDVKVVTIQPTVSYAFNEYVSVGIGPTFNKISGNLTSSTPLAATFGRNDGLVDIKGDDTAWGYKIGILVTPTASTNIGLTYTSKVSYNLTGHTDISGRGFGPFNGARFDASLDITTPESYDLSVTHKLDDQWTLYAGTTWTRWSRLKEITVNNQGVSPALGGAAGPIGTINEPQDWHDTWASAIGASFQVNKQWVLRTGFSVDQSPTNNTDRSVRIPTGDRKAVSFGAGFAATDDITIDAAISYLWEEEVNVNRTGKGNAYNAEYKNSAWGYGLGATYKF; the protein is encoded by the coding sequence ATGAAAAAAGTAATGCTCAAGACGACACTTAGCCTCGCCGTTGCAATGGCCTCCACCCAACTGTTCGCGAGCGGCTTTGCCCTCAACGAACAGAGCATCAGTGGGATGGGTACCGGTTTTGCGGGGCGCTCTTCATCTGCCGATGATGCAAGTACTGTTGCTGGCAACCCTGCCGGCATGTCGCGCCTCAAGCGCGATCAAATCACGGGCGGCGTTGCCGCTATCGATGCCAAGACCGACATCAAAAATACCAGCGGTGGCCCACCCGGCAGCACCAATGACGGAGACATGGTTCCATTTACCAAAGTCCCGATGTTGTTTGCCGTGAAAAAAGCGACCGATGACCTGGCGTTCGGCCTGGGCGTGTATGCGCCGTTCGGCCTGATTACCAACTACGAAGACAGCTTCGGCGGCCGCTACTACGGCAAGAAGAGTGACGTAAAAGTCGTCACTATCCAGCCGACTGTCAGCTACGCGTTCAACGAATACGTGTCTGTAGGTATTGGCCCGACGTTCAACAAGATCAGCGGCAACCTCACCTCGTCCACCCCTTTGGCGGCCACCTTCGGGCGTAATGACGGCCTGGTGGACATCAAGGGTGATGACACCGCATGGGGCTACAAGATCGGCATCCTGGTGACGCCAACCGCAAGCACCAACATCGGCCTGACCTACACCTCCAAGGTGTCCTATAACCTCACGGGCCACACTGACATTTCCGGCCGTGGCTTCGGCCCGTTCAACGGCGCACGTTTTGATGCATCGCTGGATATCACCACGCCAGAATCCTACGACCTGTCGGTCACCCACAAGCTAGATGACCAGTGGACTCTGTACGCGGGGACTACCTGGACCCGTTGGAGCCGCCTGAAAGAAATCACCGTGAACAACCAGGGTGTTTCGCCTGCGCTCGGTGGTGCAGCGGGCCCGATCGGTACCATCAACGAACCACAGGACTGGCACGACACTTGGGCTTCGGCCATTGGCGCTTCGTTCCAGGTCAACAAACAGTGGGTTCTGCGTACCGGCTTCTCGGTTGACCAGTCGCCAACCAACAACACTGACCGTTCGGTGCGTATCCCGACTGGCGACCGTAAGGCCGTCAGCTTTGGTGCCGGCTTCGCTGCCACCGACGACATCACCATCGACGCAGCTATTTCTTACCTCTGGGAAGAAGAAGTCAACGTCAACCGTACCGGCAAAGGCAACGCCTACAACGCCGAGTACAAAAACAGCGCTTGGGGTTATGGGCTCGGTGCAACCTACAAGTTCTGA
- a CDS encoding MarR family winged helix-turn-helix transcriptional regulator: MLDSQCLCTNLRRAARGVSRHYDGALDGFGINVAQYSLLCNLQRLDQPSISSLADAMGLDRSTLGRNLRVLEGEGLVQLVEGDDLRNRLVLLTEAGNERLVAALPAWEAAQQKLIDKLGAEKRETLLALLDELA; the protein is encoded by the coding sequence ATGCTCGATTCCCAATGTTTATGCACAAACCTGCGTCGCGCCGCTCGTGGCGTCAGCAGGCATTACGACGGCGCTCTCGACGGCTTCGGGATCAACGTTGCCCAGTATTCTTTGCTGTGTAATCTGCAGCGCCTCGATCAACCGAGCATTTCCAGCCTGGCCGACGCCATGGGCCTGGACCGCAGCACGCTGGGGCGCAACCTGCGGGTGCTGGAGGGCGAAGGCCTGGTGCAACTGGTCGAGGGTGATGACTTGCGCAACCGCCTGGTGTTGCTGACCGAGGCGGGCAACGAACGGCTCGTGGCGGCATTGCCGGCCTGGGAAGCGGCGCAGCAGAAATTGATTGATAAGTTGGGCGCCGAAAAGCGCGAAACCCTGTTGGCCTTGCTGGATGAACTCGCTTGA
- a CDS encoding glutathione peroxidase: MQMRWLAVPALMLAFGGVAMAADCPPLLEGQLPKLRAKESIDLCQRFAGKPLLIVNTASFCGFAPQFKGLEALYQRYKGQGLEVIGVPSDDFKQEAKTGEETAKVCYVNYGVTFTMTEPQKVKGPDAVHLFKVLAQQSSAPKWNFYKYVVDRQGKVIANFSSLTKPDNPDLIKAVEQALASKS, from the coding sequence ATGCAGATGCGCTGGCTTGCAGTACCCGCCCTGATGCTGGCTTTTGGCGGTGTCGCCATGGCTGCCGATTGCCCGCCGTTGCTTGAGGGCCAACTGCCCAAGCTGCGCGCCAAAGAGTCCATCGACCTGTGCCAGCGCTTTGCCGGCAAGCCGCTGCTGATCGTCAATACCGCCAGCTTCTGCGGGTTCGCGCCCCAGTTCAAAGGGCTTGAAGCCTTGTACCAGCGCTACAAGGGCCAGGGCCTGGAAGTGATTGGCGTGCCGTCCGATGACTTCAAGCAGGAAGCCAAGACCGGCGAGGAAACCGCCAAGGTGTGCTACGTCAATTACGGCGTGACCTTCACCATGACCGAGCCACAGAAGGTCAAGGGCCCGGACGCCGTGCATCTGTTCAAGGTCCTGGCGCAGCAGAGCAGTGCGCCGAAGTGGAACTTCTACAAATACGTGGTAGACCGCCAGGGCAAGGTGATCGCCAATTTCTCCAGCCTGACCAAGCCGGACAATCCGGATCTGATCAAGGCCGTGGAGCAGGCGCTGGCGTCAAAATCCTGA
- the rmuC gene encoding DNA recombination protein RmuC, with product MLEERLATAQLAQEGLAAQLDASRDEISDLSQANAAKQADLAAVRREVELLQIDRDNARDAAHAWNLDRSAKETELRRLDAMSASLRAELREQQESHQQRLSDLQGSRDELRAQFAELAGKIFDEREQRFAETSQQRLGQLLDPLKERIQSFEKRVEESYQSEARERFSLAKELERLQQLNLRLSDEATNLTRALKGQKTQGNWGELILERVLEHAGLEKGREYQTQVNLKGPDGERFQPDVLIMLPGDKQVVVDSKVSLTAYQQYVAEDDQAIGQAALKAHVLSLRNHVKGLAGKDYKRLEGLHSLDFVLLFVPIEAAFSAALQAEPNLFQEAFDRNIVIVSPTTLLATLRVIDSLWKQERQSQNAREIAERAGWLYDKFVLFIQDLDEVGNRLQQLDKAYSAARNKLTDGRGNLVSRTEQLKLLGARASKSLPPDLLERAMTDEDGVAQLPE from the coding sequence TTGCTCGAAGAGCGCCTGGCCACCGCGCAACTGGCCCAGGAAGGGCTTGCGGCGCAACTGGACGCGAGCCGCGACGAAATCAGCGACCTCAGCCAGGCCAACGCCGCCAAGCAGGCCGACCTGGCTGCTGTGCGCCGCGAAGTCGAACTGCTGCAGATCGACCGCGACAACGCCCGCGACGCCGCCCACGCCTGGAACCTCGACCGCAGCGCCAAGGAAACCGAACTGCGCCGCCTGGATGCCATGTCTGCGTCGCTGCGCGCCGAACTGCGCGAGCAACAGGAAAGCCATCAGCAACGCCTCAGCGACCTGCAGGGCTCGCGCGACGAGCTGCGCGCGCAGTTCGCAGAACTGGCCGGGAAAATCTTCGACGAGCGTGAACAGCGCTTCGCCGAAACCAGCCAGCAACGGCTCGGCCAATTACTCGACCCGCTCAAGGAGCGCATTCAGTCGTTCGAAAAGCGCGTCGAGGAAAGCTATCAGAGCGAAGCCCGCGAGCGGTTTTCCCTGGCCAAGGAACTGGAGCGCCTGCAACAGCTGAACCTGCGCCTGTCCGATGAGGCCACCAACCTGACCCGCGCACTCAAGGGCCAGAAAACCCAGGGCAACTGGGGCGAATTGATTCTGGAGCGGGTGCTCGAACACGCCGGTCTGGAGAAGGGGCGCGAGTACCAGACCCAGGTCAACCTCAAAGGCCCGGACGGTGAACGCTTCCAGCCCGACGTGTTGATCATGCTGCCGGGTGACAAGCAGGTGGTGGTGGACTCCAAGGTCAGCCTGACCGCCTATCAGCAGTACGTCGCCGAAGACGACCAGGCGATCGGCCAGGCGGCCTTGAAGGCGCACGTGCTGTCCTTGCGTAACCACGTCAAAGGCCTGGCCGGCAAGGACTATAAACGTCTGGAAGGCCTGCACAGCCTGGATTTTGTATTGCTGTTCGTGCCCATCGAAGCTGCGTTTTCGGCGGCGCTGCAAGCCGAGCCGAACCTGTTCCAGGAAGCCTTCGACCGCAATATCGTGATCGTCAGCCCGACCACCCTGCTGGCCACCTTGCGGGTGATCGACAGCCTGTGGAAGCAGGAGCGGCAAAGCCAGAACGCCCGGGAAATCGCCGAGCGTGCCGGTTGGCTGTACGACAAGTTCGTGCTGTTTATCCAGGACCTGGACGAAGTAGGCAACCGCTTGCAGCAACTGGACAAAGCCTACAGCGCGGCGCGCAACAAGCTGACAGATGGACGCGGCAACCTGGTCAGCCGTACCGAGCAACTGAAGCTGCTCGGCGCTCGTGCCAGTAAAAGCCTGCCGCCCGACTTGCTGGAGCGGGCGATGACCGATGAAGACGGTGTGGCGCAGTTGCCAGAATAG
- a CDS encoding adenosylcobinamide-GDP ribazoletransferase yields the protein MLAFWIALQFLSSLPIRLPGMPQPQELGRSLLFYPVVGLLFGLLLWVLNAVLMGAPLLLHAALLLTAWVLLSGGLHLDGLADSADAWLGGFGDRERTLTIMKDPRSGPIAVVTLGLVLLLKFTALVALIEQHNGAALILAPLIGRASMLALFLTTRYVRAGGLGQALADHLPRIVGQQVLILSGLACILIGGFSGGIAVLLAALCFIGLRQLMVNRLGGTTGDTAGALLELLEVAVLIGLAL from the coding sequence ATGCTGGCGTTCTGGATCGCCTTGCAGTTTCTCAGCAGCCTGCCGATTCGCTTGCCCGGCATGCCGCAGCCGCAGGAGCTGGGACGGTCGTTGCTGTTTTATCCCGTGGTGGGGCTGCTGTTCGGGCTGTTGCTGTGGGTTTTGAACGCCGTGTTGATGGGCGCACCGTTGCTGCTGCATGCCGCGTTGCTGTTGACTGCATGGGTGTTGCTCAGTGGCGGCCTGCACCTGGACGGCCTGGCCGACAGCGCCGACGCTTGGCTGGGTGGCTTCGGCGACCGCGAGCGCACCCTGACCATCATGAAAGACCCGCGCAGCGGGCCGATCGCGGTGGTCACCCTCGGCCTGGTGTTGCTGCTCAAGTTCACTGCGCTGGTGGCGTTGATCGAACAGCACAACGGCGCCGCGCTGATCCTGGCCCCGTTGATCGGCCGCGCTTCGATGCTGGCACTGTTTCTCACTACGCGGTATGTACGCGCCGGCGGGTTGGGGCAGGCGTTGGCGGATCATCTACCACGGATCGTCGGCCAACAGGTGCTGATCCTCAGTGGTCTGGCGTGTATCTTGATTGGTGGTTTCAGCGGCGGCATCGCCGTGTTGCTGGCGGCCCTGTGCTTTATCGGGTTGCGCCAATTGATGGTCAATCGCCTCGGTGGCACCACCGGCGACACCGCCGGCGCGCTGCTGGAGCTTTTGGAAGTTGCGGTGCTCATCGGCCTGGCGCTGTAA
- a CDS encoding MFS transporter, whose product MWRTSGWILVGSALILALSLGVRHGFGLFLAPMSAEFGWGRETFAFAIALQNLIWGLAQPFTGALADRFGATKAVLVGGVLYAAGLVLMGMSDSAWSLSLSAGLLIGIGLSGTSFSVILGVVGRAVPPEKRSMAMGVASAAGSFGQFAMVPGTLGLISWLGWSAALLALGLMVALILPLVAMLKDRPLPAMVGQQTLREALREACSHSGFWLLAFGFFVCGFQVVFIGVHLPSYLVDQHLPASVGTTVLALIGLFNIFGTYTAGWLGGRMSKPRLLTGLYLLRAVVIVIFLWAPVTQTSAYLFGMAMGFLWLSTVPLTNGTVATLFGVRNLSMLGGIVFLFHQLGSFLGGWLGGVVYDRTGNYDLIWQVAIVLSLVAAALNWPVRERPVARLQAQMGVA is encoded by the coding sequence ATGTGGCGCACCAGCGGTTGGATCCTTGTGGGGAGTGCGCTGATCCTCGCGTTGTCCCTGGGCGTGCGGCATGGTTTTGGCCTGTTCCTGGCGCCCATGAGTGCCGAGTTCGGCTGGGGCCGTGAAACCTTTGCCTTTGCCATTGCCCTGCAAAACCTGATCTGGGGCCTGGCGCAGCCATTTACCGGGGCTCTGGCAGACCGTTTCGGTGCGACTAAAGCGGTACTGGTCGGTGGGGTGCTGTACGCCGCCGGCTTGGTGTTGATGGGCATGTCCGACTCCGCGTGGTCGTTGTCGCTGAGTGCGGGCTTGTTGATCGGGATTGGCTTGTCCGGCACCTCGTTCTCGGTGATTCTCGGGGTGGTTGGGCGCGCCGTGCCGCCGGAAAAGCGCAGCATGGCCATGGGTGTCGCCAGCGCCGCCGGCTCTTTCGGCCAGTTCGCCATGGTTCCGGGTACCCTGGGCCTGATCAGTTGGCTGGGCTGGTCGGCTGCACTGTTGGCGTTGGGCTTGATGGTGGCGCTGATTTTGCCCCTGGTCGCCATGCTCAAGGATCGGCCGTTGCCGGCAATGGTCGGCCAACAGACCTTGCGTGAAGCGCTGAGGGAAGCCTGTTCTCACTCCGGCTTCTGGCTGCTGGCATTCGGCTTTTTTGTCTGCGGTTTCCAGGTCGTGTTTATTGGCGTGCACTTACCGTCGTACCTGGTCGACCAGCACTTGCCAGCGTCAGTGGGCACTACGGTGCTGGCATTGATCGGCCTGTTCAATATCTTTGGCACGTATACCGCCGGATGGCTCGGCGGGCGCATGTCCAAGCCGCGCTTGTTGACCGGTTTGTACCTGTTGCGAGCAGTGGTGATCGTGATTTTCCTGTGGGCGCCGGTGACGCAAACCAGTGCCTACCTGTTCGGCATGGCGATGGGCTTTTTATGGCTGTCGACCGTGCCATTGACCAATGGCACGGTGGCCACCTTGTTTGGTGTCAGAAACCTTTCCATGCTTGGTGGGATTGTGTTCCTGTTCCATCAACTGGGTTCGTTCCTTGGCGGCTGGCTGGGCGGGGTGGTCTATGATCGAACCGGTAACTATGACTTGATCTGGCAGGTGGCAATCGTCCTGAGCCTGGTGGCAGCGGCCTTGAACTGGCCGGTGCGCGAGCGCCCGGTGGCACGTTTGCAGGCGCAAATGGGGGTGGCATGA